One Methanococcus aeolicus Nankai-3 DNA segment encodes these proteins:
- a CDS encoding flippase, which translates to MGTIKIIAKNTTILYISEVLSKFLGFLYVMYMARYLGAEGYGIISFAMAFTGIFAIFMDFGINQLSIRDISRDKTITEKYLDNILMLKVIIGIIVYLSIIIIMKVIDYNTTTIFVVYIIALSTLFNSFNQTIYSIYQSYEKMEYMGIGKILNSILMFSGVFLAVFLNLDIVKFAYIYLMASIINFIYCICVLSIKFVKPKLSVDLKFWRWLLKEAIPFGLGGIFISIYFNIDSVMLSAMKGNIYVGWYNAPYKLILILLSVPAIYTASILPTISKNFNNINNLKKIYSTSFKFLFSMSLLIFVEIYLFAGDIINFIYGIDYKPSVTALKILIFVIPIMYLTYLSGSFLSVTGKQKYLCNVVMLNAIFNVLLNYLLIPRFDILGASLATVLTELIGLFLMVYCIIKYFFKLSAIDLMLKPLFCGGLVFLISYMLKESVDWIFLSIFGSLVYGVMLIVADKQIKKIVFDLYNEFKAKI; encoded by the coding sequence TTGGGTACTATAAAGATAATAGCTAAAAATACAACAATATTGTATATTTCCGAAGTTCTTAGCAAATTTTTAGGATTTTTATATGTAATGTACATGGCAAGATATTTAGGGGCAGAAGGATATGGGATCATATCTTTTGCCATGGCATTTACAGGAATATTTGCCATATTTATGGATTTTGGAATAAATCAGCTGAGTATTAGAGATATTTCCAGAGATAAAACAATTACTGAAAAATACTTAGATAATATACTAATGTTAAAGGTTATAATTGGTATTATTGTATATTTATCAATTATAATCATAATGAAAGTTATAGATTACAATACTACAACAATATTTGTTGTATATATTATTGCATTAAGTACTTTATTTAATTCATTTAACCAAACTATTTACTCAATATATCAATCTTATGAGAAAATGGAATACATGGGTATCGGAAAAATTTTGAATAGTATTTTAATGTTCTCGGGTGTATTTTTAGCTGTCTTTTTGAATTTGGATATTGTAAAATTCGCATATATTTACCTAATGGCATCAATAATAAACTTTATATATTGTATATGTGTATTATCTATTAAGTTTGTAAAACCAAAATTAAGTGTAGATTTGAAATTTTGGAGATGGCTTTTAAAAGAGGCGATACCATTTGGATTGGGCGGGATTTTTATAAGCATATATTTTAATATAGATTCAGTAATGTTATCTGCAATGAAAGGAAATATATATGTCGGATGGTATAATGCACCTTATAAATTAATATTAATTTTATTATCGGTTCCTGCAATATATACTGCATCAATACTGCCCACAATATCAAAGAATTTTAATAATATTAATAATTTAAAAAAAATATATTCTACATCCTTTAAATTTCTATTTTCAATGTCTTTATTGATATTCGTTGAAATATATTTATTTGCCGGCGATATCATAAATTTTATTTATGGGATAGATTATAAGCCATCTGTTACGGCACTAAAAATTTTAATATTTGTAATACCTATAATGTATCTTACATATTTATCAGGTAGTTTTCTTAGCGTCACAGGCAAACAAAAATATTTATGCAATGTTGTAATGTTAAATGCAATATTTAATGTCTTGCTGAATTATTTATTAATTCCTCGGTTTGATATTTTGGGTGCATCGCTTGCTACTGTATTAACTGAGTTAATTGGATTATTTTTAATGGTATATTGTATAATTAAATATTTTTTTAAATTATCTGCTATTGATTTGATGCTAAAGCCATTATTTTGTGGAGGGCTTGTATTTTTAATAAGTTATATGTTAAAAGAGTCTGTTGATTGGATATTTTTAAGTATTTTTGGGAGTTTAGTTTATGGGGTAATGTTAATTGTTGCAGATAAACAGATTAAAAAAATAGTATTTGATTTATATAATGAATTTAAAGCTAAAATTTGA
- a CDS encoding ATP-binding protein, whose protein sequence is MIDKKIIFEEVILDNLEKAKNTKIINRDINIPLLSNKIKAIYGVRRSGKTYFLFQMINSNYNNDFIYINFEDERLINITVDELNDFLKIALSIKDTKNLFFDEIQNINNWEKFIRRLNDEGYNVFITGSSSKLLSKEIATSLRGRSLSREILPLNFKEFLKFNNVYYKPYLSTAEKSELLSYQNNFFEFGGFPELTFLDDDGLKKEILKEYLDGIFYRDIVERYNIRNIKEVRVLRNILINLYSNEISVKKITNFLKEYNTKISRESIYTYLSYFEDAYLIFSLENFSYKTRTTSNSKLYIIDGIWNFSLNVGGKNKGKILENMVFLELRKNGFIENENIFYCKGRNYEVDFLILNGDERELLQVCYELNEINNDREFGAFKKAINDLGLENVKLKVITHNDEGFKNITVGDKEYTVEILPFWKWSLFIL, encoded by the coding sequence ATGATAGACAAAAAAATAATATTTGAAGAAGTAATATTAGATAATTTGGAAAAAGCTAAAAATACCAAAATAATCAATAGGGATATAAATATACCATTACTATCAAATAAAATAAAAGCAATTTATGGAGTAAGAAGAAGTGGAAAGACATACTTCTTATTTCAGATGATAAACAGCAATTATAACAACGATTTTATATACATAAATTTTGAAGATGAAAGATTAATAAATATTACAGTAGATGAATTAAATGATTTCTTAAAAATAGCACTATCTATAAAAGATACAAAGAATTTATTTTTTGATGAGATTCAAAATATTAACAACTGGGAGAAATTTATAAGAAGATTGAATGATGAGGGATACAATGTTTTTATTACGGGCTCTTCTTCTAAATTATTATCAAAAGAGATTGCAACATCTTTAAGAGGTAGAAGTTTAAGTAGGGAGATACTTCCATTAAATTTCAAAGAATTTTTAAAATTCAACAATGTCTATTATAAACCATACCTATCTACTGCGGAAAAATCAGAACTACTATCTTATCAAAATAATTTTTTTGAATTTGGAGGTTTTCCAGAATTAACTTTTTTAGATGACGATGGCTTAAAAAAGGAAATTCTTAAAGAATATTTAGATGGGATATTTTATAGAGATATTGTCGAAAGATATAATATAAGAAATATAAAAGAAGTAAGGGTTTTAAGAAATATTTTAATAAATCTCTATTCAAATGAAATATCTGTTAAAAAAATTACAAATTTTTTAAAAGAATACAACACCAAAATTAGTAGGGAAAGCATTTACACATATTTATCTTATTTTGAAGATGCATATTTAATATTTTCATTGGAAAATTTTTCCTACAAAACAAGAACAACTTCAAATTCAAAATTATATATAATTGATGGAATATGGAATTTTTCATTAAATGTTGGCGGTAAAAATAAAGGTAAAATTTTAGAAAATATGGTTTTCTTGGAGTTAAGAAAAAATGGATTTATTGAAAATGAAAATATATTTTATTGCAAAGGTAGAAACTATGAAGTTGATTTTTTAATATTAAATGGTGATGAAAGGGAGCTCCTTCAAGTTTGTTATGAATTAAATGAAATAAATAATGATAGAGAGTTTGGAGCATTTAAAAAGGCAATTAATGATTTAGGGTTGGAAAATGTCAAATTAAAAGTCATTACACATAATGATGAAGGTTTTAAAAATATAACTGTGGGCGATAAAGAATATACTGTTGAAATACTTCCTTTTTGGAAGTGGAGTTTATTTATATTATAA
- a CDS encoding NAD-dependent epimerase/dehydratase family protein: MSKTILLTGATGFLGSHLLEMLVKEGNNVIILKRSFSNISRIRHLLGDVKYYDIDKVELKTPFAENEIDMVIHTATSYGRKNEKISEIVETNLMLPLKLLELCTFFNTDTFFNTDTILPKNLNYYVLSKKQFLEYGKRISDECKLRFINMKLEHMYGPKDDNTKFIPYIIEKMLKNEKEINLTKGEQKRDFIYVEDVANAYATILSKINSFDKKFYDIEVGTGNPVKIKDLVMLIKNLCNSNIKLNFGAIPYRKNEIMNSDANPEFLRNLGWFPKFSLDEGLRKTISYYQKHLVKNDE, encoded by the coding sequence TTGTCTAAAACAATATTATTAACAGGGGCCACTGGGTTCTTGGGAAGTCATTTATTGGAAATGTTGGTAAAAGAAGGGAATAATGTTATCATTTTAAAGCGTAGTTTTTCCAATATATCAAGAATTAGACATCTCTTAGGGGATGTTAAGTATTACGATATTGATAAAGTTGAATTAAAAACACCTTTTGCAGAAAATGAAATAGATATGGTAATACATACTGCCACATCCTATGGTAGAAAAAACGAAAAAATTAGTGAAATTGTAGAAACTAATCTAATGCTTCCATTAAAACTATTAGAATTATGCACATTTTTTAATACTGACACATTTTTTAATACTGACACAATTTTACCTAAAAACTTAAATTACTATGTGTTATCAAAAAAGCAATTTTTAGAATATGGGAAAAGAATAAGTGATGAATGTAAATTAAGATTTATAAATATGAAGTTAGAACACATGTATGGTCCAAAAGACGATAATACAAAATTTATCCCATATATAATTGAAAAGATGTTAAAAAATGAGAAAGAAATCAACCTAACAAAAGGGGAACAGAAAAGGGATTTTATATATGTTGAGGATGTAGCTAACGCATATGCAACTATTCTGTCCAAAATAAATAGTTTTGATAAAAAGTTTTATGATATTGAAGTAGGGACTGGTAACCCAGTTAAAATAAAAGATTTAGTTATGCTGATAAAAAATTTATGTAATTCAAATATAAAATTGAATTTTGGAGCAATTCCATATAGAAAAAATGAAATTATGAACTCTGACGCAAATCCTGAATTTTTAAGGAATTTGGGATGGTTTCCTAAGTTTTCATTGGATGAAGGTTTAAGAAAAACAATATCTTACTATCAAAAACATCTGGTGAAGAATGATGAATAA
- a CDS encoding ATP-binding protein, protein MRESEIKEILSILEGEPNLIYFIYGSINSGKSTLIREIITNKLDKSKYIPFFIDFRTRNVLNVDNFIECLFEVDEKSKVDDFREYAKSLADLLVNGSEELSKYYLGAPIRIPKSLFDKIFAKKDKSGDVYQYMEYLFAKLNEKGKIPILIFDVLENFVFQNLCRSAPKNLQMIKELTLNGNRLLLWSLFQFLVALTKVQHLCHVFCLSSDSLFIEYVYNTGELEGRAKYILIEDFDKETSLKFMDFLAKELLKSELSKEQKELIYSYVGGKPIDIIYTINEMKYRKLEDILNEMLNDSIQKLDMLLNKLDYITPKISIENEIIEIKKEDVVNALKLFKTKYEIDKKAISTPVYIYLIKENILFLNPQKGILKPQSYLVWNAIKEIV, encoded by the coding sequence ATTAGAGAAAGTGAAATTAAAGAAATACTATCAATTTTAGAGGGAGAACCTAACTTAATATATTTCATCTACGGTTCTATAAATAGTGGAAAATCTACTTTAATTAGAGAAATTATAACAAATAAGTTGGATAAATCAAAATATATACCATTTTTTATAGATTTTAGAACAAGGAATGTATTAAATGTGGATAACTTTATTGAATGTTTATTTGAAGTGGATGAAAAATCAAAAGTGGATGATTTTAGAGAGTATGCCAAATCATTGGCTGATTTATTGGTTAATGGGTCTGAGGAGTTAAGCAAGTATTATTTGGGAGCTCCCATAAGAATTCCAAAATCACTTTTTGATAAGATTTTTGCTAAAAAAGATAAATCTGGCGATGTTTATCAATATATGGAGTATTTATTTGCTAAATTAAATGAAAAAGGGAAAATACCAATATTGATATTCGATGTCTTGGAAAACTTCGTTTTCCAAAATCTTTGTCGCTCCGCTCCAAAGAATCTCCAAATGATTAAAGAATTAACATTAAATGGAAATAGATTACTATTGTGGAGTTTATTCCAATTCTTAGTGGCATTAACTAAGGTTCAACACTTATGTCATGTATTTTGTTTAAGTTCTGATAGTTTATTTATTGAGTATGTTTATAATACTGGTGAGCTCGAAGGAAGGGCAAAATATATATTAATAGAAGATTTTGATAAAGAAACATCTTTAAAATTTATGGACTTTTTGGCAAAAGAATTATTAAAATCAGAATTATCAAAAGAACAGAAAGAGTTAATTTATTCCTATGTTGGTGGAAAACCCATTGATATAATCTATACAATTAATGAAATGAAATATAGGAAATTAGAAGATATTTTAAATGAAATGTTAAATGATAGTATTCAAAAATTAGACATGCTTCTAAATAAATTAGATTATATAACACCAAAAATATCCATTGAAAATGAAATTATTGAAATTAAGAAAGAAGATGTTGTTAATGCACTAAAATTATTTAAAACTAAATATGAGATTGATAAAAAGGCTATTAGCACGCCTGTATATATTTACTTAATCAAAGAAAATATTTTATTCCTTAATCCACAAAAAGGGATATTAAAACCGCAGTCATATTTGGTATGGAATGCTATTAAAGAGATAGTTTAA
- the rfbG gene encoding CDP-glucose 4,6-dehydratase encodes MNNNANDSLCKFFKGKKILITGHTGFKGSWLTQVLLNSGADVIGYSLKPNTDPNLFNILNLEKKIKNYFEDVRDYSKIKEIIEKEKPEIVFHLAAQPLVRDSYDDPLFTYETNVIGTANILQAIKETKCVKSAVIITTDKVYENKEWIWAYRENDELGGYDPYSTSKACAELVVRSYIRAFFNTKDYGDRHNTLIASVRAGNVIGGGDWSKDRLIPDIIRAIFEKDEQIIIRSPESIRPWQHVLEPLLGYLLLAQHLYNGKKEFVGAWNFAPNEENFINVEKLVKKGIEILGTGKYTVKRDDSKHEMKILKLDATKAKTYLKWKPVLNIDETLNWTFEWYRKYYDNEDISSFTNNQINSFFDRWKNV; translated from the coding sequence ATGAATAATAATGCAAATGATTCTTTGTGCAAATTTTTCAAAGGAAAAAAAATTCTCATTACAGGACATACAGGGTTTAAAGGTAGTTGGCTAACACAGGTTTTATTGAATTCTGGGGCAGATGTTATAGGGTACTCCTTGAAACCAAACACCGACCCAAATTTATTCAATATTTTAAATTTGGAAAAGAAAATAAAAAATTATTTTGAAGATGTTAGGGACTATAGCAAAATTAAAGAAATCATTGAAAAAGAAAAACCGGAAATTGTTTTTCATCTTGCTGCCCAACCATTAGTTAGAGATAGTTATGATGATCCACTATTTACCTATGAAACAAATGTGATTGGAACTGCAAATATCCTTCAAGCTATAAAAGAGACTAAATGTGTTAAATCAGCGGTAATAATAACCACAGACAAAGTTTATGAAAACAAGGAATGGATTTGGGCATATAGGGAGAATGATGAACTTGGAGGGTATGATCCATACAGTACATCAAAGGCATGTGCTGAATTGGTGGTTAGGTCATATATAAGAGCATTTTTTAATACAAAAGATTATGGAGATAGACACAACACATTAATAGCATCTGTAAGGGCAGGGAATGTAATAGGGGGAGGAGATTGGTCAAAAGATAGATTGATTCCAGATATTATTAGAGCAATATTTGAGAAAGACGAACAAATAATCATAAGAAGTCCTGAAAGTATAAGACCTTGGCAGCATGTGTTAGAACCTTTACTGGGTTATTTATTATTGGCACAGCATCTCTACAATGGAAAAAAAGAATTCGTCGGTGCGTGGAATTTTGCACCAAATGAAGAAAACTTTATAAATGTTGAGAAATTGGTGAAAAAGGGAATCGAGATACTTGGAACAGGAAAATATACTGTAAAACGGGATGATAGCAAGCATGAAATGAAAATTTTAAAGTTAGATGCCACAAAGGCTAAAACTTATTTAAAATGGAAACCTGTATTGAATATTGATGAAACATTGAATTGGACTTTTGAATGGTATAGGAAATATTACGATAATGAAGACATATCATCATTTACAAATAATCAAATAAATTCGTTTTTTGATAGGTGGAAAAATGTCTGA
- the rfbF gene encoding glucose-1-phosphate cytidylyltransferase has product MKVVILAGGFGTRLSEETHKIPKPMVEIGGKPILWHIMKIYSTYGYNDFVICLGYKGYVIKEYFANYFLHNSDVTIDIKNNTMEIHNNYSEPWKVTLVDTGLNTMTGGRIKRVAKYLDDETFMLTYGDGVGNINIKELVEFHRNHGKLATVTATQPEGRFGALRLEDNKVTSFAEKMDNKDSWINGGFFVLEPEVINYIKDDTTIWEREPLEKLSKDGELMAYFHNGFWKPMDKLKDKMELEEMWNSGNAPWKIWGE; this is encoded by the coding sequence ATGAAAGTAGTAATTTTAGCAGGAGGATTTGGAACAAGATTGTCAGAAGAAACTCACAAGATACCAAAACCAATGGTGGAAATTGGGGGAAAACCAATTTTATGGCATATTATGAAAATATATTCTACTTATGGATATAATGACTTTGTGATATGTCTCGGATATAAAGGATATGTAATAAAGGAATATTTTGCCAATTATTTTTTACACAACAGTGATGTAACAATAGACATTAAGAATAACACTATGGAAATACACAACAACTATTCTGAACCATGGAAGGTTACTCTCGTAGATACAGGACTTAATACAATGACGGGAGGTAGAATTAAGAGAGTTGCCAAATACTTGGATGATGAAACATTCATGCTAACTTATGGTGATGGAGTGGGAAATATTAACATAAAAGAACTTGTTGAATTTCACAGAAACCATGGTAAATTGGCAACAGTTACTGCAACACAGCCCGAAGGAAGGTTTGGGGCATTAAGATTAGAGGATAATAAAGTTACAAGTTTTGCTGAAAAAATGGATAATAAAGACAGCTGGATAAATGGCGGTTTTTTTGTATTGGAACCAGAAGTAATTAACTACATAAAAGATGACACTACAATATGGGAAAGGGAACCGCTGGAAAAATTATCAAAAGATGGGGAGTTAATGGCGTATTTCCATAATGGTTTCTGGAAACCTATGGATAAATTAAAAGATAAGATGGAATTGGAAGAAATGTGGAATTCAGGTAATGCACCATGGAAAATATGGGGTGAGTAA
- the rfbH gene encoding lipopolysaccharide biosynthesis protein RfbH has protein sequence MSDEIKNKILELVKEYYVKSYEKLPDNKVPVSGKVYDEKELQNLVEASLEGWWTEGKWNSLFEEKLKNFLNIDYALTVNSGSSANLIALKTLTSIKLGDKQIKPGDEIITVAAGFPTTVNPIIEIGATPVFVDVELGTYDAKVEEIKEAVSSKTKAIFMAHTLGNPFNIKAIKEICEDHNLWLIEDNCDALGSKYDGKYTGTFGDLATLSFYPAHHITTAEGGAVLTNDPQLYQISRSIRDWGRDCWCPTGKDNTCGRRFNWQLGKLPYGYDHKYIYSEIGYNLKMTDLQASIGVAQMDKLESFTKKRKENFEYLYNKLKEFEDYFILPKATENSEPSWFGFLLTIKEGSNINRTKFMQYLNDNGIGTRLLFGGNLTKQPYFIDYRVKYRQIGDLKNTDIVMNNTFWIGVYPALEKGHLDYVYDVFKKYLER, from the coding sequence ATGTCTGATGAAATTAAAAATAAAATTTTAGAATTGGTAAAGGAATATTACGTTAAATCCTATGAAAAATTACCTGATAATAAAGTCCCAGTCTCCGGGAAAGTTTATGATGAAAAAGAGTTGCAAAATTTAGTTGAAGCTTCATTAGAAGGTTGGTGGACAGAAGGTAAGTGGAACTCATTATTTGAAGAAAAATTAAAAAATTTCTTAAATATAGATTATGCTCTAACAGTAAATTCAGGCTCATCTGCAAATCTTATTGCACTTAAAACATTAACATCTATAAAATTAGGGGATAAGCAAATTAAACCTGGCGATGAAATAATTACAGTAGCAGCCGGATTCCCAACAACTGTTAATCCAATTATCGAAATTGGTGCAACTCCTGTTTTTGTAGATGTTGAGTTAGGGACTTATGATGCAAAAGTAGAGGAAATAAAAGAGGCAGTATCTTCAAAAACAAAGGCCATATTTATGGCACATACTTTAGGGAATCCATTTAATATTAAGGCAATTAAAGAAATTTGTGAAGACCATAATTTATGGCTTATTGAAGATAACTGCGATGCTCTCGGTTCAAAATATGATGGAAAATATACTGGAACATTTGGGGATTTAGCAACATTGAGTTTTTACCCTGCACACCATATCACAACAGCAGAAGGGGGGGCAGTTTTGACAAACGACCCACAACTGTATCAAATATCCCGTTCAATAAGAGATTGGGGAAGGGATTGTTGGTGTCCAACAGGAAAGGATAATACTTGTGGAAGAAGATTTAATTGGCAGTTAGGAAAATTACCTTATGGTTATGACCATAAATATATTTATTCCGAAATAGGATATAATTTAAAAATGACTGATTTGCAGGCATCAATTGGTGTGGCACAGATGGATAAATTAGAATCATTCACTAAAAAAAGAAAAGAAAATTTTGAATATTTATATAACAAATTAAAAGAATTTGAAGATTATTTCATTCTTCCTAAGGCAACTGAAAATTCAGAACCATCATGGTTTGGATTTTTACTAACTATAAAAGAAGGTAGTAATATAAATAGAACCAAATTTATGCAGTATCTGAATGATAATGGTATTGGAACAAGATTGTTATTTGGTGGAAATTTAACAAAACAGCCGTATTTTATCGATTATCGTGTTAAATATAGACAAATTGGAGATTTAAAAAATACTGATATTGTAATGAACAACACATTTTGGATTGGTGTTTATCCTGCACTGGAAAAGGGACATTTGGATTATGTTTATGATGTGTTTAAGAAATATTTAGAAAGGTGA
- the rfbC gene encoding dTDP-4-dehydrorhamnose 3,5-epimerase: protein MPFEFMKTKISEVILIKPKIFGDERGFFLETYEKEDFENAGIKGEFVQDNHSKSCHGVLRGLHFQKEPYAQAKIVRCIKGVIFDVAVDLRGSSPTFGQWVGVVLSEYNKHQLYIPRGFAHGFCVLSDEAEVVYKVDNKYAPECECGVIWNDEDIGIDWLIDEPILSDKDKQWHTLKELDEKGELF, encoded by the coding sequence ATGCCATTTGAATTTATGAAAACCAAAATTTCAGAAGTGATATTAATAAAACCAAAAATTTTTGGAGACGAAAGAGGATTTTTTTTAGAAACATATGAAAAAGAAGATTTTGAAAATGCAGGCATTAAAGGAGAATTTGTTCAGGACAATCATTCTAAATCTTGTCATGGTGTGTTAAGAGGATTACATTTTCAAAAAGAACCTTATGCACAAGCTAAAATAGTTAGGTGTATTAAAGGAGTTATTTTTGATGTTGCTGTGGATTTAAGGGGGAGCTCTCCAACATTTGGGCAGTGGGTAGGGGTTGTGCTGTCAGAGTATAATAAACATCAATTGTATATTCCAAGGGGATTTGCCCATGGTTTTTGCGTTTTAAGTGATGAGGCAGAGGTAGTATATAAGGTGGATAATAAATATGCTCCTGAATGTGAATGCGGAGTAATTTGGAATGATGAAGATATTGGTATTGACTGGCTTATTGATGAACCAATACTGTCCGATAAGGATAAACAATGGCATACTTTAAAGGAGTTGGATGAGAAGGGTGAGCTCTTTTAA
- a CDS encoding glycosyltransferase family 2 protein: MTDKPLLSICIPTYNRAEFLKDALDSILRQINENNKDKVEICISDNASEDNTEELVNEYQKKSQIPIIYHKNEKNMGADYNYLKVVEIANGEYCWLLGSDDIIEDGGIDTVLEEIEGNGDVVDIFIVKQKGYDKELKKKINLRSPLINDDGNDVLFNNSVNALNRVELWDWGYISAMVINRKKWLSIKGYEKWIGSAYVHVYIIYSMMKQSSKVKFINKYLVGWRSDNDSFLNELKEYGRFKIDLNYISIAKEVFGKNSEEYKIIEKMLINTPVLSGRIVSFKLSGLSYNIYIKMFKDLYPIGHKYPRFWVWYIPLFLTPSFVYKIVRPIVKGIKNTKHKI, translated from the coding sequence ATGACAGATAAACCACTGTTATCAATTTGTATTCCTACATATAATAGGGCTGAATTTTTAAAGGATGCATTAGATTCAATATTGAGGCAGATTAACGAGAACAATAAAGATAAAGTAGAGATTTGTATATCTGATAATGCTTCTGAGGATAATACAGAAGAGTTAGTTAATGAATATCAAAAGAAATCACAAATTCCTATAATTTATCATAAAAATGAAAAAAATATGGGTGCTGATTATAATTATTTAAAAGTTGTTGAAATTGCTAATGGTGAGTATTGTTGGTTATTGGGCAGTGATGATATTATTGAAGATGGTGGAATTGATACTGTTTTGGAGGAGATTGAAGGGAATGGGGATGTTGTGGATATTTTTATCGTAAAACAGAAAGGATATGATAAAGAATTAAAGAAGAAAATAAACCTCCGTTCTCCATTAATTAATGATGATGGAAATGATGTACTATTTAATAACTCAGTTAATGCACTAAATAGAGTAGAATTATGGGATTGGGGCTATATCTCAGCAATGGTTATCAATAGAAAAAAATGGTTATCCATTAAAGGATATGAAAAATGGATAGGAAGTGCTTATGTTCATGTTTATATTATTTATTCCATGATGAAGCAGAGTTCAAAAGTTAAATTTATTAATAAATACTTAGTAGGTTGGAGAAGTGATAATGACAGTTTTTTAAATGAATTAAAGGAATATGGTAGATTTAAAATAGATTTAAATTACATATCTATTGCAAAAGAAGTTTTTGGTAAAAATTCCGAAGAATATAAAATAATTGAAAAAATGTTAATTAATACACCAGTATTATCTGGAAGAATAGTATCCTTCAAGTTAAGTGGGTTATCATATAATATATATATCAAAATGTTTAAAGACCTCTATCCCATAGGTCATAAATACCCGAGATTTTGGGTATGGTATATTCCATTATTTTTAACCCCATCTTTTGTATATAAAATTGTGCGACCCATAGTAAAAGGAATAAAAAATACAAAACATAAAATTTAG
- a CDS encoding GDP-mannose 4,6-dehydratase — protein sequence MKILITGGLGFLGSNLSHESINRGYETIIMDNFFREGTTLNYNWLKEQGDFTLENKDIRQWYDIEEMIKKYKPDVVFHTAGQVAMTTSLNNPRLDFEVNALGTFNLLEAIRKYSPETMVLFSSTNKVYGDLEYIKYVEKETRYIAPDYPNGFDENLCLDFHSPYGCSKGTADQYLLDYNRMFGIKTVVFRHSSMYGGRQFATYDQGWIGWFVKEALRIKSGEIEGVEIHGNGKQVRDVLHADDMVNLYFKTVENIDKCAGEAFNIGGGMNNSLSLLELFGFLEDELSINININKKPWRCSDQKVFVADVGKINKYAGWKPKISKEEGLRKMIKWCEEILGE from the coding sequence ATGAAAATTCTTATAACGGGAGGATTAGGATTTTTGGGGAGCAATCTTTCACATGAAAGTATAAACCGCGGATATGAGACAATAATAATGGATAATTTTTTTAGAGAAGGGACTACATTAAATTATAACTGGTTAAAGGAGCAGGGGGATTTTACCCTTGAAAATAAGGACATACGACAGTGGTATGATATAGAAGAAATGATAAAAAAATATAAACCAGATGTTGTGTTCCATACAGCAGGTCAAGTTGCAATGACCACATCATTGAATAATCCAAGGTTAGATTTTGAAGTTAATGCATTGGGGACTTTTAACTTACTTGAAGCAATTAGAAAATACAGTCCAGAAACTATGGTATTATTTTCTTCGACAAATAAGGTTTATGGGGATTTAGAATATATCAAATATGTGGAAAAAGAAACAAGATATATTGCCCCAGATTATCCAAATGGATTTGATGAGAATTTATGTTTAGATTTCCATTCGCCTTATGGATGCTCAAAAGGAACAGCAGACCAGTATTTATTAGATTATAATAGAATGTTTGGCATAAAAACAGTTGTTTTTAGGCATTCTTCAATGTATGGAGGAAGGCAATTTGCCACCTATGATCAAGGATGGATTGGATGGTTCGTTAAAGAAGCATTAAGGATTAAGAGCGGAGAAATTGAAGGTGTCGAAATACATGGGAATGGAAAACAGGTGAGGGATGTTTTACATGCTGATGACATGGTAAATCTGTATTTCAAAACTGTTGAAAATATTGATAAATGTGCAGGTGAAGCGTTTAATATTGGTGGGGGGATGAACAATAGTTTATCTTTGTTGGAATTATTTGGATTTCTGGAAGATGAACTAAGTATTAATATAAATATAAACAAAAAGCCTTGGAGATGCAGTGACCAAAAGGTATTTGTTGCAGATGTTGGAAAAATAAATAAATATGCTGGATGGAAACCAAAGATATCTAAGGAAGAAGGATTAAGAAAAATGATTAAATGGTGTGAGGAAATTTTGGGTGAGTAA